GCTGGTGCTGGAAAAAGCTCTTTGATTAACAAAACTGCGGTTGCACTGAGAAAATTAAAAACAAAACCTGCGGTGCTGGCTGTAGATCCTACCAGTCATGTGACTGGTGGTGCAATTTTAGGTGATAGAGTTAGAATGAGTGAGTCTACTGACTCTGGAACCTATATTCGAAGCATTGCATCTAGAGGTGCAACAGGTGCTGTATCTCGTTCATTGAGAAACAGTGTTAGAATTTTAGAATATGCTGGATTTAATCCAATAATTATAGAAAGTGTTGGTGCAGGTCAGACTGAGGTTGAAATCTCAAATATTGCTGATATCACCGTAGTTGTTTTTAACCCTCATACTGGTGATAGTATACAAACTATCAAAGCTGGATTGACTGAAATTGGAGATATCTATCTGGTAAACAAAAGTGACCTAGATGGCACAAATCAACTATTTGATGCAGTACGGGATTTTATTGGTGCATCCGAACGAAACCCTGTAATTTTGAAAACATCTGTGAAGAAAAATAGTGGAATATCAGAATTTGCTAAAACTTTGAAAAAAATGATGGCAGACAAGAAAAAACTCAAAAAAGAAAAAGATCTGGAGAGACTTGAAACTGAACTAAAAGATATCGTTTTAAATAACATAAAAGAAAAGATGGATGAAATGCTCGATTCTGATAAGACATTTTCAAAATATCTAAAAAAACTACAAACAAAAGATATTGACCCTTTTGAAGCAGCTGATAAGATTACTAAATCTTTGGTAAAGTGAGAAAAATGACGGCAAAAAAACCAAAATCAAAACAACCTGAAAAGAAAATCTTCACTGATTCCAATTTTCCTGTAAAGCGAATTTATCAAAAGTCATCAAAAAAGAGACCTGTTGAAGACTCTGGTAAATATCCTTTCACTCGAGGAATTCATCCTGGAATGTACAGAGATCGATTTTGGACCATGCGTCAATATTCTGGATTTGGAGACGCAAAATTAACAAATGAACGTTTCAAGTTTATGCTTGAAAAAGGGCAAACAGGTCTTAGCATGGCATTTGATCTTCCAACTCAGATAGGATATGATGCTGATTCTCCACAAGCAGAAGGCGAAGTTGGAAAAGTTGGCGTGTCTATCACGTCATTAAAAGATATGATGATTGCATTTGATGGAATTCCTTTGGGCAAAGTTAGTTCTTCTATGACCATTAACTCGACGGCCTCTACACTTTTGGCATATTACATCGCAGTTGGTGAATCACAAGGCTTCAAAAGTGAACAACTTCGAGGAACTACTCAAAATGATATTCTTAAAGAATACATTGCAAGAAATACGTACATCTATCCTCCTCAACCTTCGATGAGATTGATTGGTGACATGATTGGATATTGTGCACAAAAAGTCCCATCATGGTATCCTGTTTCTATCTCTGGTTATCATATGAGAGAAGCTGGTTGTACTGCAACTCAGGAGGTTGCATTTACCCTTGCAAATGCTATTGCATATATTCAAACATGTCTGGATAGGGGACTTAAAATTGATGACTTTGCACCGCGCCTTTCATTTTTCTTCTGTTGTACAATAGAGTTCTTTGAAGAAGTTGCA
Above is a window of Nitrosopumilus sp. K4 DNA encoding:
- the meaB gene encoding methylmalonyl Co-A mutase-associated GTPase MeaB, yielding MLDLIVDLKKGKRGAIAKAITLVENDQPEAKKLLKKIFKDTGKSMIIGITGPAGAGKSSLINKTAVALRKLKTKPAVLAVDPTSHVTGGAILGDRVRMSESTDSGTYIRSIASRGATGAVSRSLRNSVRILEYAGFNPIIIESVGAGQTEVEISNIADITVVVFNPHTGDSIQTIKAGLTEIGDIYLVNKSDLDGTNQLFDAVRDFIGASERNPVILKTSVKKNSGISEFAKTLKKMMADKKKLKKEKDLERLETELKDIVLNNIKEKMDEMLDSDKTFSKYLKKLQTKDIDPFEAADKITKSLVK
- a CDS encoding methylmalonyl-CoA mutase, encoding MTAKKPKSKQPEKKIFTDSNFPVKRIYQKSSKKRPVEDSGKYPFTRGIHPGMYRDRFWTMRQYSGFGDAKLTNERFKFMLEKGQTGLSMAFDLPTQIGYDADSPQAEGEVGKVGVSITSLKDMMIAFDGIPLGKVSSSMTINSTASTLLAYYIAVGESQGFKSEQLRGTTQNDILKEYIARNTYIYPPQPSMRLIGDMIGYCAQKVPSWYPVSISGYHMREAGCTATQEVAFTLANAIAYIQTCLDRGLKIDDFAPRLSFFFCCTIEFFEEVAKFRVARKVYAKILKEMFHAKDPKSMQLKFHTQTSGESLTAQQPDNNIVRVAIQTMAAVLGGTQSLHTNSRDEALALPTQESAKIALRTQQIVAHESGVTKTADPMAGSYYLEELCDQIEDGVWKYLKKIQKMGGAVKAIEKGFFQSEIRQNAYRLKKETDDGDRIIVGVNKYSEKEKQPELLRIDDRIEIQQKKALKKLRSERDSKKVEKALSAMKSAADTDENLMPYIITAAKAYATTGEISNTFREVFGEYRPKEVF